The nucleotide sequence GAGAGTTCACGCCGCGGCTCGGACCGCTCTTTGCGAACATCGTGCTCGCCGACGAGATCAACCGCGCGCCCGCGAAGGTCCAGTCGGCCCTCCTCGAGGCGATGCAGGAGCGCCAGGTGACGCTCGGAGACGGGACGCATCGCCTTCCCGATCCGTTCTTCGTGCTGGCGACCCAGAACCCGATCGAGCAGGAAGGCACGTATCCCCTCCCGGAGGCGCAGACGGACCGTTTCCTGCTCAAGTGCCTCGTGCGGTACCCGTCGCGCGACGAGGAGCTCGCGATTCTCGACCTTCCCGGGCCGGGGATGCCCGCGCTGCCCGCCGCGGTCGTCTCTCCCGCCGACCTCGACGCGGCGGCGCGCACGGTCTCCGAGATCTACGCCGACCGCCGCATCCGCGAGTATCTCGTCTCGCTCTGCGCCGCGACGCGCTCGCCGCGCGACGAGGGATTCCCGGAAGCGGCGGGATGGATCGCGTACGGCGCTTCGCCGCGCGGCTCGCTCTCGCTGCTCGCGGCGGCGAGAGGCCGCGCATTCCTCGAAGGACGCGCGTTCGTCATCCCCGAGGACGTCAAGGCCGTCGCGCCCGACGTGCTCCGCCATCGCCTCGTGCTGACCTTCGAAGCGGAGGCGGAAGGCATCCGGCCCGACGACGTGATCGCTCGCCTCCTGGTGCGGGTGCCCGTCCCGTGACGGCGGACGCCGATGCGGCTCCCCTTCTCCCGCACTGACCGGCGGCGCCGCCGCCGCCCCCGGACGCTCGACGCCGCCGAGCTGCTTCGCCGGGTGGAGAGGATCGCGATCGCCTCGCGCCGCCGGAGCGACACGGCCCCTTCGGGCGACTACCGCTCGGTGTTCCACGGGCGCGGCATGGAGTTCTCCGAGGTCCGCGAGTACCGGCCGGGCGACGACGTCCGCGCGATCGACGGCAACGTCACCGCGCGGACCGGCTTCCCGCACGTCAAGCTCTTCCGCGAGGAGCGGGACCGGACGCTCCTCTTCCTCGCCGACCTTTCGGCGTCGGAAGACTTCGGCAGCGCTTTCGCCACGAAGCGCGACCTCGCCGCGGAGGCGGCCGCGGCGATCGCGCTCGGCGCCGCCGCGCACCGCGACCGCGTCGGCGCGATCCTCTTCACCGACCGCATCGAGAAGATCGTGCGCCCGGCGCGCGGCAAGCCCCACGCTTTGGCGATCGTCCGGGACGTCCTCTCGCGCCCTCTCGAGGGCTTCGGGACCGACCTCGCGGCAGGGATCGCCGCGGGCCGGCGGATGCTGAAATCGCGGGCGCTCGTCGTCGTGCTCTCGGACTTCCGCGCGTCCGGATGGGAGAGGGAGCTCGGGGCGCTCGCCCGCCGCCACGACGTCGTCGCCCTCGCTCTCGCCGATCCGGCCGAGCGCGCGTTCCCCTCCCCGGGCCTCTTCCGGCTCCGCGACGCGGAGACCGGCGAGACGCGGCTGGTCGACGCCTCCGCAAAGGCGTTCCGGTCCGCGTGGAGCGCCGGGGCGGCCTCGGAGGCCGCCGGCGCGGCCTGCGCCCGCGCGGGAGTCGATTTCCTCGCGCTCGAGACGACGCGCTCGCCGTCCCGCGCGCTCGACTCCTTCTTCCGCGCCCGCCGAGGAGCGGTCCGATGACGGCGCACGCGGTCGCCTCGCCCGCGCGCGTCGCGGTCGGCGATCCGATCCGGGTCGCCCTCTCGCTCGACGCGCCGCCCCGGTCCTCGGTCGCGCTCGTGAACCCGCCGTCCACGCGGGACCTCACGCGGATCGCGGTTTCTCCCTGGACGTACCGCCGGGAAGGGGCGGCCGGGCATCTCGAAAGGATCGAGACGTGGGCGGCCTTCGCGCCCGGAACCGCTCCGCCCCTGCGGTACGCGTACACGGTTCGATCCGCGGGAGCTCCCGCCGGCGGCGGAAAGATCGAGACGGCGCCCGTCGCCGTCGTCTCCGTGCTGGCGCCGGGGAAACCCCCGCAAGCGGCGCCGCTGCGGCCGCCCGTCACCCGTCCCTTCGTCGCCTGGCAGCTGCCGGCCGCCCTCCTCCTCGCCGCGGCGGTCGCGGTCCTTTTCGCGATCTTCCTGCGCCGCCGCCGCGCCGCGTCGCGCGTCCGGACCGCGGACGAGATCTTCGACGGCGAGCTCGATCTCCTCGAGAGCTCGCTCGGGAAATCCGCCCCGGAAGAGACGTTCTACGACTGGCTCGCGGAGATCACGCGCTGGTATCTCGAGCAGAAGCTCGGGCTTCCCGCGCCTCGTCTGACGTCCTCCGAGATCGTCGCCCGGCTGCGGGAAGCCGGGGCGCTCGCCGGGCTCTCCCGCGCGAAATCCGGCGCGGCGGCCGACGCGGCCGCGACGGTGTTCTCCGTCTGCGACGGCTTCCGCTTCGCCCGCCGCGAGCATCGGCTCGACCGGGCGCGCGAGGCGATCGCCTCCGCCCGCGCGGCGGCCGCCGCCATCCGCGAGAACGAAGCGGCGCAAGCGGAGAGGAAGAGCGCGTGATCGGATTCGCGCATCCCGCGCTCCTGGGGCTGCTCGCCCTGCCGATCCTCCTCGCGCTCGCGCGCCGGCGGAGCCGGGGAACGTCGGCGATCGAGGTGCCCGGCCTCGCGCCCGCGCGCCCGACGGCCGCCTCGCGCCT is from Thermoanaerobaculia bacterium and encodes:
- a CDS encoding MoxR family ATPase, with protein sequence MEQPQLIALPGPGFEEQRGKLAELRRAVHTALVGQEAFLDRLLIGLLARGHVLVEGVPGLAKTLAIRAVAAAIDASFSRIQFTPDLLPADLTGTLVFHPSTGEFTPRLGPLFANIVLADEINRAPAKVQSALLEAMQERQVTLGDGTHRLPDPFFVLATQNPIEQEGTYPLPEAQTDRFLLKCLVRYPSRDEELAILDLPGPGMPALPAAVVSPADLDAAARTVSEIYADRRIREYLVSLCAATRSPRDEGFPEAAGWIAYGASPRGSLSLLAAARGRAFLEGRAFVIPEDVKAVAPDVLRHRLVLTFEAEAEGIRPDDVIARLLVRVPVP
- a CDS encoding DUF58 domain-containing protein, whose amino-acid sequence is MRLPFSRTDRRRRRRPRTLDAAELLRRVERIAIASRRRSDTAPSGDYRSVFHGRGMEFSEVREYRPGDDVRAIDGNVTARTGFPHVKLFREERDRTLLFLADLSASEDFGSAFATKRDLAAEAAAAIALGAAAHRDRVGAILFTDRIEKIVRPARGKPHALAIVRDVLSRPLEGFGTDLAAGIAAGRRMLKSRALVVVLSDFRASGWERELGALARRHDVVALALADPAERAFPSPGLFRLRDAETGETRLVDASAKAFRSAWSAGAASEAAGAACARAGVDFLALETTRSPSRALDSFFRARRGAVR